One Cohnella candidum genomic region harbors:
- a CDS encoding XTP/dITP diphosphatase, which yields MIGRGGLLVVATRNRGKTTEFRQAFSKLGIEVRDLNETAGIPEIEETGTTFFENAMIKARTAAEILGLPVLADDSGLCVDALGGEPGVYSARYAGEHATDADNNAKLMRALSDRSRENESGDGGGRPSDYGPARFVSSLVLFSPGNESYLEAEGTVEGFILTEPRGTGGFGYDPYFWLPEYGKSMAELTVDEKNAVSHRGRALRKLLDLIETNG from the coding sequence ATGATCGGGCGCGGCGGCTTGCTCGTCGTGGCGACCCGCAACCGGGGGAAGACGACGGAGTTCCGCCAAGCCTTCTCCAAGCTCGGCATAGAAGTGCGGGATTTGAACGAAACGGCCGGCATCCCGGAAATCGAAGAGACGGGAACCACCTTCTTCGAGAACGCGATGATCAAAGCCCGGACGGCGGCGGAGATCCTCGGTCTCCCCGTACTGGCGGACGACTCCGGTCTCTGCGTGGATGCGCTCGGCGGCGAACCCGGCGTGTATTCCGCCCGTTACGCGGGCGAGCATGCGACCGACGCGGACAACAACGCCAAGCTGATGCGCGCGTTGTCCGACCGTTCGCGGGAAAACGAATCCGGCGACGGCGGCGGACGGCCAAGCGATTACGGCCCCGCCCGTTTCGTCAGCTCGCTGGTGTTGTTTTCGCCGGGCAACGAGTCTTATCTGGAAGCCGAAGGGACGGTCGAAGGCTTTATCCTGACAGAGCCCAGAGGTACGGGAGGGTTCGGATACGACCCGTATTTCTGGCTTCCCGAATATGGCAAAAGCATGGCCGAATTGACCGTCGACGAAAAGAACGCCGTCAGCCACCGGGGACGCGCTCTTCGCAAGCTGCTGGATCTCATCGAAACGAACGGATGA
- the rph gene encoding ribonuclease PH: MRADGRQPDELRPFKVTLQPNKYAEGSVLIEAGDTKVLCTASVDERVPPFLKGQGKGWVTAEYAMLPRATQSRNQRESIKGKQVGRTMEIQRLIGRALRSVVLLDALGERTITIDCDVLQADGGTRTTSITGGFLALALAIHKLSGTVSFARYPLADFLASVSVGVLQEQVLLDLNYEEDSKAKVDMNVVMTGAGSFVEVQGTGEESPFSRAELDGMLGLAEQGIRQLIAWQKDTLGDAGIRIGEAKR, from the coding sequence GCTCGGTGCTGATCGAAGCCGGAGACACGAAAGTGCTCTGCACGGCGTCGGTCGACGAACGGGTCCCTCCTTTCCTGAAAGGACAAGGCAAAGGCTGGGTCACGGCGGAGTACGCGATGCTGCCGAGGGCGACCCAAAGCCGGAACCAACGGGAGTCGATCAAAGGCAAACAGGTTGGCCGCACGATGGAAATCCAGCGGTTGATCGGCAGGGCGCTTCGCTCGGTCGTGCTGCTGGACGCGCTCGGCGAACGGACGATCACGATCGACTGCGACGTGCTCCAAGCCGACGGGGGAACGCGGACGACGTCCATAACCGGAGGATTTCTCGCGCTTGCCCTCGCCATACATAAGCTGTCCGGAACGGTCTCTTTCGCGCGCTATCCGCTTGCCGATTTTCTCGCGTCCGTCAGCGTCGGCGTCCTGCAGGAGCAGGTGCTGCTCGACTTGAACTACGAGGAAGACTCGAAGGCCAAGGTCGATATGAACGTCGTCATGACGGGGGCCGGCTCCTTCGTTGAAGTGCAGGGAACCGGTGAGGAATCCCCGTTTTCCCGAGCGGAGCTGGACGGCATGCTGGGTCTCGCGGAACAAGGCATCCGGCAATTGATCGCCTGGCAGAAGGATACGCTCGGAGACGCCGGCATCCGGATCGGCGAGGCCAAACGATGA